tttaactaagttttataaaaaatcattaacatgtcaaatataaaattaatattattagatagataatgaaatatattttcatgtgctatctacaaaatatcatatttattgatacattattctaaaattttggtcaaactttacttgctttGAATTTTCTAAAAAATATACTGtaagccttaagccttgggatgaaGGTAGTATTTGATAGGTAGTCATATTGTCATCCTAATAATTTTGTAATGCGTGATCTTTTTACTGTATGAATATGTTTTTTTTCCGTGAACTATTTTGTTTCCAAGTTGCAGCCTATTTGCAACTTAAATCGTACTTGGGGTCTCGCTTTCGACGTGTCCACCAGATAGAGGGACTTGTGGAGTATTTTGGTGGTTCAGCGGAGGCGAGTTCGTCTTCGGCCAGGCGGGGCACGGCCTTGGGGCCGGCGAGGTAGTTCGAGCGGTGGCTCTGGTTGGTCATCGATccgtgtggagcgcagcctcgaggctggcgtgtggtgtcgtgttgtaACGGTTTTTTAGCCAGTCTTCCTTATAAATGGGCCAACTATTTTCTCCTATATCTATGAaaggaaaagcttttgcaacgtttCAAAAATATCGTActtgcaacaacaacaaaaaattgcACGTTGCAACCCACTTGTAACTGGAAATTTCCAGTTGCAGTCccacttgcaacttataggaaacaCGAATCATGATGTAAATCTAGCCGCACTTGAGTAGAATAAGCTCCAACTTAACTCCCAGTCAACTGAGAAGTAACAAAACCTTATTCtaaaaggtggtggtggtggtggtactggaggtggaggaggaggaggaggaggtaaaTCTCCACGTTTACCGACTAGGTGATTATGAGAGCATGTGCGCATGAATGATCGGAGTAGGTAGTTTCTTATATGATTGAATTGTATTATGTTTTGGAAGAAAATTTTCATACACTCATGACATCATACTATAAACTTTTTATGAGTCAAACACTACTTGTAAAAACAGTCTTGTAGATTTTAAATCATGTAAGATTTAACTGAACATAATATTGGTGATTTTAAATATCCTACGAATCAAACATGCCATAATGTTAGAAGTGGAATAAAATTGTGACACGCTGGGGCCTCGGCAAAAACTACACATTTACACGATTGGAGAAGTAATATCtcctttagggcatctccagcgggcgaCACATTTCGGATGCCAAAATGGACGCGTCGCGTCCGTTTGTGTCGGTCCAAATGATCGAAATCgaccgcgtgtccgtttgcgtcggggtggTTCTAGCAACACGACGCATAATTTTTCCCTTTTGATAAAAGCCATAATTTAAATTAATAAAAATACAGAACAAGACTTAGAAGGTCATAAAGGCCTGCTAAAACCTAGCTATTGGCTACTTCTCGTCGTTGATGACAAGGCCGATGAACTCCgtcgtcggccatggaagctggtacggcggtggaggaggaaggACATGCTACGGCAACTGCGGCCAGGCCGTCGGCGGCGCAGGAGGCTGTGGTGAAGATGGCCACGGATCCCAGACGGTTGAAGGAGTAGCAGCCAGCGTGTGGTCGTTAGAACGCGTCGACGTGGCCGGCGGAGTCGCCGGCATCCCCTGCACGACCGCCGAATCGCAAAGCTGGATGGCGAGCCCGTCCCACATAGCGAGCTTGTTGAGCTCGTCGAGCTCGCtattggccagtgccatggcaatgacCGCCTCCTCGCTAATGTCCAGCGGCTGGATCTCTggatcccacgccggcccgccgtcTTCATGGCCGTTGTCTGCGCTCCATGTCCTCATCCTCGTCGTCTTTCTCCTGTTCTTCCGCGGCAGCGCGtgtcgaactcccacgtcccgaacGAGATCCAGTTGTAGGTGTTCAGCGCGTACGCCAAATCTTCTCGGAGATCGGTcggcaagatcgctcggcggcggcgcacctcgtcacggcgctctcggccctcgtgtggcacggggggggggggggggggcacgcgcctggagttgaggtaccagcctcCTTCAGTCAGATTTGCGTCCGGCAATGGCACCGGCTGGTTTTCCTCCGAGAGGCGGCGCGCGAACTCGATGCGGACAGCCCGACCCACGGCTTCTTGCCGAaccgcgagccgctagcctcgtggtcgttcttggtcttgcggaacggccagcatttcttccccatggcgtcggtcAGGTGGATGGTGTGGTTGAAAAAAAGGGCGCCGACAGCGAACCTTTAAGAGGCTCGGACGCCATCTCGCATTCAATATCCTGCCGCTACGACGTCGCCCACCAGCGTACGCTCACGGAAGCCGAGGCGcaccattaacgcggccctgaaAAACTATAGCGCGCCACCTGTAAGTTATGCCGCGGAAGACAGACCTTCTTAGGGCCAAGTACCTTTGGGACCATGACTTATTCTCCCCGACGGTTCCCACCAAAGGATTGCAATTCTGGAACGCCATACAAAAGATCAAATGGTACTTTAAAATGGGAGCTAAACACCAGATTCACAGTGGGCGAAGGACCTACTTCTGGTTGGACTGGTGGACGGGTGCTGGGCCCCTCCGTTTCACCTTTCCGCGGATGTTTGCTTGCTGCGACAACCACTTTGCTACTGTCCAGGGGGTTAGGACCAACGAGGGCTGGAGGATAAGGTTCCGCCGCACCTTCTGCCTAGCTGAAAGGGTCGAATGGGACAACCTCTGCAGGATCTTTGACCTCTCGCCCGCTTCTGAGGGCGATGATGTGGTCCGTTGGGCTCTGGAGCCTTATGGGGAGTACTCCACCAGCTCGATGTACTCCAAGCTGTCCCGAGGGGGGACGGTTACCCACTTTAAGGAGATTTGGCACACGAGGGTACCGCCAAAGATCCGGGTCTTCCTCTGGCAACTTATCCGGGGTAGACTGCCCTCCGGGGACCAATTGCTCAAGCGGAATGGGCCATCGAATGGGTGATGTGCCCTTTGTGGAGAATGGGAAACATGTGACCATATTTTCTTCACCTACCACATTGCAAAATTTATGTGGGCAGGGATTAGGTATCTCCTTTCCCGCTCTTGGGACCCAGCAGGGGCTGCGGACTTCGTAGCCATTGCCAACGGCTTGTCGGGTAGATTTCGTAGGATACCTTGGTTCACCTTCGCCGCTCAGAGTTGGGCGCTTTGGAACATCCGCAACAAGCTAGCTATTGAGAGCTTCCTGATCTATAGCCCGGCTGATGCCATCTTCAAAATGTCTATCTATATGTAGAGCTGGAGGGTTTTAGTCAGACTGAGGGACCGACCACTGCTGGACGTGGCGCTGGACAAGGTTAGCAGGCTTCACGAGGATCCGGGCCGGAGGACACTGACATCATCGACATCCTGGATGGAGCGACGAGTTCATGCTGCCTCTCCTGCTACCTTTGCGCGGCTCCACGCTTGCCCTTTGTTGTTATCTTTGGGTTTCAGACTTATGTATTCGGTATGGTGGTGGCACTAGACTTATGGAGGTACCTGTTCTGTGGTATGTATTGTATCGCTACTTCTGTTTGCCATGAGAATAAAGCTCAGGCCAAAGGTCTTATGTTTAAAAAAAGACGAAGCATCTGTGCCGCTACTAAGAGGCCCATGCTAGAATCGGGCGGACGACCGCTGCGTTTCAACAAAAATGCAGCAGTGCGGACGCTGCACGCATGAATGATCGGATGCCTGCAGTGAATCCGCTACAGCTTAGGGGCACCCACGATGGAAGGAGGGGCCGCCGACACGTCGGGCCCGGCGTGCCAATCCGCCGACCGATGAACAGCGGATGGCGATGCATGACTTGTCGTTTTCCCTCTAGGGAATTCTCGTCTCCACTGCTTCCGTGCATTTTTTGGACCATCCTCCTCCTCTCTACTCCACTGTGGTTGGGCCTCACCCACGAGTACAGAAAGAAAATACGAAAACAAAGCTACAGAGATCGAGGAAAATTAAAGGGAAGTGACTGCCACAGTGAGGAATTGTTCTTCTCGGGAGCTGGAAAAAACTTCTCTAGCTATCGCTAGCCCGGCCTCGGGATTCTGACCGACCACTAACATTTCTTTTTGCTTATCTAGTTCGCTAGATCGATCGAGTGTTGGG
This region of Lolium perenne isolate Kyuss_39 chromosome 2, Kyuss_2.0, whole genome shotgun sequence genomic DNA includes:
- the LOC127328744 gene encoding uncharacterized protein is translated as MFACCDNHFATVQGVRTNEGWRIRFRRTFCLAERVEWDNLCRIFDLSPASEGDDVVRWALEPYGEYSTSSMYSKLSRGGTVTHFKEIWHTRVPPKIRVFLWQLIRGRLPSGDQLLKRNGPSNG